A stretch of Scheffersomyces stipitis CBS 6054 chromosome 2, complete sequence DNA encodes these proteins:
- a CDS encoding peptidase C19, ubiquitin C-terminal hydrolase 2 (go_funtion cysteine-type endopeptidase activity; ubiquitin thiolesterase activity~go_process ubiquitin-dependent protein catabolism) gives MSDDTPAATALSSSSSSDSVNLSTNSPYKIPNSTDNLKSDSESLLETELMEKRHLIEELIHNSNTGKEGDPWYLISTEYLNNFLHLPATSFEDLQSKLGPVDNTSIVDQNGILYPENNEPVETYNVSPEIFNYLADWFGTKGQPVCRCLIINPETGAKEVERFPPVFHIHQLGKRPVQNSYYTRHHNHPTHATSHPTAVSLSRTKTFTDLLDLIRVSVLKLPKRPIDNFRIWFIESKNIAEYTSTLTISNLIFDIDNKSLVHSGILKDTLKSQGIKSDAFHILVEVKDAKASHDRFPVNTYLNQIDVEQYDFDKLSSKSSGHLGLSNLGNTCYMNSALQCLLHVAEVNYYFLYNLYKRELNFDNPLGNHGDIANAFGNLLKQAFDPSSSKDSSITPREFKSTIGRYSSMFSGYMQQDSQEFLSWLLDALHEDLNRIHKKPYCEKPELKDEEINDPKAIIKLSETCWNQHKMRNDSVITDLFTGLYQSTLLCPDCSKTSITFDPFNDLTLPLPISKKWYHTFTIVDLSDGGILRGTRIMKLEVELNKTSNFDDLLTYLSDFLKVETTHLFLYEIFRNSFYSDFQLDYNRNKFMPISDIVRDSDEVHVYYVPYNPETDIIIPVYNTVEDPDKSYKVTETFGIPLFVTLNKESDVYSFGTIRQKLLDKVSILSKLDLNEEYNKIKNDTESYVEKKHYGPKDFPLLCKQDDNAVLVEKPPSDHTIEGDGQLDEEDEDGYISDISLANPFISADFGFTIKSLNGYSHKPHANFRNRYNFARNAPKTVTPPRVINVPLHKPTFNEFKPLSDQLPELKKDFYHYPTYDKKFNKEMEDLAEEVQNDLIASASDDTSKSNDDYEFVMLDAEGGEEATKNGSVQPPALPPRNLIPQMNSSDEDTEGEQNLGSLFDSTSTLPIPPPSSGYAESLKPSNENSPTNTPSEVELGNHPELITKDTILLCDWDYPIFEQCFVENQTWENIPVLPNPELEKNRAKIERQRKSKISLYDCLKSFSTPEILGEHDLWYCPRCKDHKRATKTIQVWSTGDILTIHLKRFHSARAFSDKIEMVVDFPIEGLDMSSYIANPEAENSLYDLIAVDNHYGGLGGGHYTASVKNFRDGNWYYFNDSRVTSINNPEEVITSAAYLLFYRKRTTDPDDYLGGGDLNNMIRSGHELYKKSLITKKASYDLVQQQVEKYTKHEEQIKREMELDRELEKRKLQESGSIEAPENGEETVYEDGEAASPNNSKSADNEPVSARKTRSFTNTKDSPNDSVTTSAKAKFKFDNDEDDYDYEDDSDNIRKQRLLSKENNNNKLVQIKSNGKQEVASSPIAMEAEYDSMGEDCSV, from the coding sequence ATGTCAGACGACACTCCTGCTGCCACCGCACtttcgtcgtcgtcgtcgtcggACTCAGTGAACCTCTCCACCAACTCTCCCTACAAGATCCCCAACTCCACTGATAACTTGAAGCTGGACTCCGAGTCGCTCTTGGAAACTGAATTGATGGAGAAGCGCCACTTGATAGAGGAATTGATCCACAACAGCAATACAGGCAAAGAGGGCGACCCCTGGTACCTAATCTCGACAGAGTACCTCAACAACTTCCTCCACCTCCCGGCAACATCTTTTGAAGACCTCCAATCCAAACTTGGTCCCGTAGACAACACCTCCATTGTAGACCAGAATGGCATCTTGTACCCGGAAAACAACGAACCAGTCGAAACATACAACGTCTCACCagaaatcttcaactaTCTTGCCGACTGGTTTGGCACCAAAGGGCAGCCTGTGTGTAGATGTCTTATAATCAACCCCGAAACTGGTGCCAAAGAAGTCGAAAGATTTCCTCCTGTCTTCCATATCCACCAATTGGGCAAAAGACCCGTGCAGAACTCGTACTATACTCGCCACCATAACCATCCTACTCATGCTACCAGCCATCCCACAGCTGTATCTTTGTCTCGGACTAAGACATTCACCGATTTGCTCGACTTGATCCGGGTATCggtgttgaagttgccCAAAAGACCCATCGATAACTTCCGTATCTGGTTCATCGAATCAAAAAACATAGCCGAATACACTTCTACTCTTACTATCAGTAATCTCATCTTTGACATCGACAACAAAAGTTTGGTCCATCTGGGCATCTTGAAAGATACTCTCAAGAGCCAGGGCATTAAATCCGACGCTTTCCATATCCTCGTAGAGGTGAAGGATGCAAAGGCCAGCCATGACCGCTTCCCAGTGAACACATACTTAAACCAAATAGATGTGGAACAGTACGACTTCGACAAGCTTAGTAGTAAGAGCAGCGGGCATTTGGGCTTAAGCAACTTAGGAAATACATGTTACATGAATTCAGCTTTGCAATGCTTGTTACATGTGGCAGAAGTAAACTACTATTTCTTGTACAATCTATACAAACGAGAATTGAACTTTGACAATCCTTTGGGTAACCACGGAGATATAGCCAATGCTTTTGGAAACTTGCTTAAACAGGCTTTTGACCCTTCCTCGTCAAAGGACTCTAGCATCACACCCAGAGAATTCAAATCCACCATAGGAAGGTACTCGTCCATGTTTTCCGGCTACATGCAACAAGattctcaagaatttcTAAGCTGGCTCTTGGATGCTCTTCATGAGGATCTCAACAGAATTCATAAAAAGCCCTACTGCGAAAAGCCGGAGTTgaaagacgaagaaatcaacgatCCCAAAGCCATTATTAAATTGTCTGAAACTTGCTGGAACCAGCACAAGATGAGAAATGATTCGGTGATTACAGATTTGTTTACCGGCTTATATCAGTCGACTTTGCTTTGTCCAGATTGTTCAAAGACCTCTATAACATTCGATCCGTTCAACGATTTGACGTTACCATTGCCAATAAGCAAGAAGTGGTATCACACATTCACTATTGTTGATTTGTCGGATGGCGGCATCTTAAGAGGAACGAGAATAATGAAGTTGGAAGTTGAGCTTAACAAGACGTCCAATTTCGACGATTTATTGACTTATTTGAGTGATTTCTTAAAAGTCGAGACTACCCACTTGTTCCTCTACGAGATATTTAGAAATTCATTCTACAGCGACTTTCAATTGGATTACAACCGAAACAAGTTTATGCCCATTAGTGACATCGTGAGagattcagatgaagtACATGTCTATTACGTCCCTTACAACCCAGAAACGGACATTATAATTCCAGTTTACAATACAGTTGAGGATCCAGACAAGTCCTACAAAGTTACAGAAACTTTTGGAATCCCGTTGTTTGTGACATTGAACAAAGAAAGTGATGTATACAGTTTTGGAACAATCCGTCAAAAGCTTTTGGATAAGGTTTCTATTCTTTCTAAACTTgacttgaacgaagaatataacaaaatcaagaatgaCACAGAGAGCTACGTCGAAAAGAAACATTATGGACCTAAAGATTTTCCTTTACTTTGCAAGCAGGATGACAATGCAGTATTGGTAGAAAAGCCTCCAAGTGATCATACAATTGAAGGTGATGGACAActtgacgaagaagacgaagatggaTACATATCTGATATTTCTTTGGCCAATCCTTTTATCAGCGCAGATTTTGGTTTCACAATTAAGTCTTTAAACGGATATAGCCACAAACCGCATGCAAACTTTCGTAATAGATACAACTTTGCTAGAAATGCGCCCAAGACAGTCACGCCACCTCGTGTGATAAATGTTCCACTTCACAAGCCTACTTTCAATGAATTCAAGCCTTTGTCAGACCAATTGCCAGAACTTAAGAAAGATTTCTATCATTATCCAACGTacgacaagaagttcaacaaagaaatGGAGGACTTGGCAGAAGAAGTGCAGAATGATTTGATAGCTAGTGCTAGTGATGATACATCCAAGTCCAACGATGACTATGAATTTGTAATGCTTGATGCTGAAGGAGGAGAAGAAGCTACGAAGAATGGCAGTGTCCAGCCACCAGCGCTACCTCCCAGAAATTTAATTCCACAGATGAATCTGTCGGATGAAGACACAGAAGGGGAGCAGAATTTAGGAAGCTTATTCGATTCCACATCTACTTTGCCAATTCCACCTCCTTCTTCGGGTTATGCTGAATCGTTGAAACCATCCAATGAAAATTCTCCTACAAATACTCCATCAGAGGTTGAGCTTGGTAATCATCCGGAGTTGATAACCAAGGATACAATCTTACTCTGTGATTGGGATTACCCGATTTTTGAACAATGTTTTGTCGAGAATCAAACTTGGGAGAATATTCCAGTACTTCCCAACCCagaattggagaagaatagagccaaaattgaaagacaGAGAAAGTCTAAGATTTCACTATATGACTGCTTGAAGAGTTTCAGTACTCCAGAGATTCTCGGTGAACACGATTTATGGTATTGTCCTAGATGTAAAGATCATAAACGCGCTACTAAAACCATTCAAGTTTGGTCAACTGGTGATATATTAACTATCCACTTGAAGAGGTTCCATAGTGCCAGAGCTTTTAGTGACAAGATTGAAATGGTTGTTGACTTCCCTATAGAGGGACTTGATATGAGTTCATACATTGCTAATCCAGAAGCTGAGAATAGTCTTTATGACTTGATTGCAGTGGATAACCACTATGGTGGCTTAGGTGGTGGTCACTATACTGCTTCAGTTAAAAACTTCCGTGATGGAAATTGGTACTATTTCAACGATAGTCGCGTTACCAGTATCAAcaatccagaagaagttatTACTAGTGCAGCCTACTTATTATTCTACCGCAAGAGGACTACAGATCCAGACGACTACCTTGGCGGCGGAGACTTGAATAATATGATACGGAGCGGGCAtgagttgtacaagaagtCGTTAATCACCAAGAAAGCCAGCTATGATTTAGTACAACAGCAGGTCGAAAAATACACTAAACACGAGGAACAGATCAAGCGAGAAATGGAATTAGATCGTGAATTAGAAAAAAGGAAATTACAGGAACTGGGGCTGATAGAAGCCCCAGAAAATGGAGAGGAAACTGTCTATGAGGATGGTGAAGCTGCTTCCcccaacaattccaaaagtGCAGATAATGAACCTGTAAGTGCAAGAAAGACTAGATCATTTACCAATACCAAAGATTCGCCTAATGATTCTGTCACAACTTCTGCCAAGGCTAAGTTCAAGTTTgacaacgacgaagacgactACGACTACGAAGACGACCTGGATAACATAAGAAAACAGCGACTTCTTTCTAAGGagaacaataacaacaagttggtgcAAATTAAAAGCAACGGCAAGCAAGAAGTGGCATCGTCGCCTATTGCCATGGAAGCAGAGTACGATAGTATGGGCGAAGACTGCTCAGTCTAA
- a CDS encoding ribosomal RNA processing (go_funtion 3'-5'-exoribonuclease activity; RNA binding~go_process RNA processing): MAELKQVSFPPDVLARIAPDISLHRHLSVGLRPNLRNFTEFKPVDIASNNEITDSNANVFGSSVIKSGSTTVINTITLGVVEVNRSANAATHSNNDFTTVYPVVEIARGRSGAPTDEEMILSQTLHESILHSRLIPKTALSIKNYGSAVYDAATGKYTIYYPDLNPDEFELINFNHSKSYSFVLLSHIKIFSKQVSTSSLFDLCHMSTIQALSRLALPRVYISDTSSGTKVSIRSRSSNTRGLVGVSKSNINLDSNKDLYYPLSLNGATVDGDAMVDSEGPFDASGVSSNFGIISIPEEEDRKTVLLADLEGEAEESSILSRLSIIATKDNVIKKISLVNGDSDSEITLDLLKQAIEISKIRAQQM; encoded by the coding sequence ATGGCCGAATTGAAACAGGTTTCGTTTCCTCCCGATGTTCTTGCTCGGATTGCCCCCGATATCTCTCTCCACAGACATTTGTCTGTAGGCTTGAGGCCAAACTTGCGAAATTTCACTGAATTCAAGCCAGTGGATATCGCTTCCAATAACGAAATAACCGATTCCAACGCCAATGTGTTTGGCTCGTCCGTCATAAAAAGTGGAAGCACTACAGTAATCAATACCATTACCTTGGGTGTCGTAGAAGTCAACAGAAGTGCCAACGCTGCTACACATAGTAACAATGATTTCACCACAGTGTATCCTGTGGTTGAAATAGCTCGTGGCAGGTCAGGTGCCCCCACCGATGAAGAGATGATTCTATCTCAGACGTTACACGAAAGCATCTTACATAGTCGTTTGATTCCTAAAACAGCATTGTCTATCAAGAATTACGGCTCTGCTGTCTATGATGCTGCTACCGGCAAATATACCATCTACTACCCAGACTTGAATCCAGACGAATTCGAGctcatcaatttcaaccaTAGCAAGTCGTATTCGTTTGTGCTATTGTCGCATATCAAGATTTTCTCCAAACAAGTGTCTACGTCGTCTTTGTTCGACTTATGTCACATGTCTACTATCCAAGCATTATCCAGATTGGCTCTTCCCAGAGTATACATTTCCGATACCTCAAGCGGAACCAAGGTATCTATCAGATCGCGTTCGTCTAACACTCGCGGATTAGTAGGGGTCAGTAAATCAAACATTAACCTCGACAGCAACAAGGATTTGTACTATCCTTTGCTGTTGAATGGGGCCACAGTTGACGGAGATGCCATGGTGGACTCCGAAGGGCCGTTCGATGCCTCGGGGGTTTCGTCCAATTTTGGTATAATAtcaattccagaagaagaggatcGGAAGACAGTGTTGTTGGCTGATTTGGAAGGAGAGGCCGAGGAGTCGAGTATCTTGTCTCGTTTGTCTATAATAGCTACAAAGGATAATGtcatcaagaaaatcagTCTTGTGAACGGAGACAGTGACAGCGAGATCACACTTGATCTTCTTAAACAAGCAATTGAGATCTCCAAGATCAGAGCTCAGCAAATGTAA